The window TTTTGGTGCCCCGCGGCTGTTCAAGCTGCGGCATAACAAAAGCAAAGAGACGGTAGACATGGTGCTCGGCGATGGTGATTTACTGATAATGCGTGACCGGCTGCAACAGTGTTGGCGCCATTGCCTGCCCAAGACCCGACGGCCCGTGGGGGAGCGGATCAACCTGACCTTCCGGCTGATCACCCCCCTTGCCACCGTTGGGGAAGCCAGACAGAGAAACTCATGAACAAGCCCAACGCACAGGAAATTTACCTCAGCACCGACATCGAGGCCGACGGGCCCATTCCCGGCCCCCATTCGATGTTAAGTCTGGCCTCCGCCGCCTACGCCGCGGACAAAACCGTGCTGGCCACTTTCAGTGTCAACCTCGAGCCGCTGCCCGGCGCCCGGCCCTACGCCAAAACCATGGCCTGGTGGGAACAGTTTCCCGAGGCCTGGAAAGCCTGCCGCACCAATCCCCAGCCGCCGGAACAGGCCATGGGTGATTACCTCGCGTGGCTCAAGGCCCTGCCGGGCAAACCGCTGTTTGTGGGCTGGCCGGCAGCCTGGGACTTTATGTGGGTGTACTGGTACCTGATGCGCTTCACCGGGGAGCGGCCTTTCAGCGAGTGTGCCCTGGATATTCGCTCCTACGCCATGGGCATGCGCCGGAAACCGTATTTGAAATGCGGTAAAAACTATCTGCCGAAACGCTGGTTCGACGAGATACCCCACAGCCACATCGCCCTGGATGATGCCCTGGAACAGGGCGCCCTGTTTTGCAATATGCTGAGCGAGAACCTGGAAGGCAAATAATTGTCACCATCAAGGCGGCGCCTCGTTCCGCCCATGTTCAGCCAGCCCGAGTTGGATTACCATGAGTTCAATCTTCAATTCCGAGGAGATTTCCCATGATGAGCAGAAAAAACAGTATTGCCGCTGTATTGGGTTTGATATTGCTATCTGCCGGCGGCCCGGCGTCCGCCTGCGAAGTGGCCGGCCCCAACAAACATGTGGGTAAAGTCATGGCCATCGACACCAAAGCCGGTACCTTCACGCTGTTGGACGCAGAAACCCGCTCTCCCATTACCTTCCACGCCAGCACCGACCTGTTGCGCCAGGTGGGCCATGCCATGGGCCAGGTCATGGTGAGCTATGAAGAG of the Gammaproteobacteria bacterium genome contains:
- a CDS encoding exonuclease encodes the protein MNKPNAQEIYLSTDIEADGPIPGPHSMLSLASAAYAADKTVLATFSVNLEPLPGARPYAKTMAWWEQFPEAWKACRTNPQPPEQAMGDYLAWLKALPGKPLFVGWPAAWDFMWVYWYLMRFTGERPFSECALDIRSYAMGMRRKPYLKCGKNYLPKRWFDEIPHSHIALDDALEQGALFCNMLSENLEGK